The following coding sequences are from one Atribacteraceae bacterium window:
- a CDS encoding Veg family protein: MLVQDVCQIKNYVTLIIGKEVVVEVNRGRKKTVVRKGVVEMTYPFFFTLKMDLDGSCQRVSFNYADILTKTIELEVCG, from the coding sequence TTGCTTGTTCAAGATGTTTGTCAGATAAAAAATTATGTCACGCTCATCATCGGGAAGGAAGTCGTCGTCGAAGTCAACAGGGGCCGGAAAAAGACCGTCGTCCGAAAAGGGGTCGTCGAAATGACCTATCCTTTTTTCTTTACCCTGAAAATGGATCTTGACGGCTCCTGCCAACGGGTGTCCTTCAACTATGCTGACATCCTGACGAAAACGATCGAACTCGAAGTGTGCGGCTGA